In the Triticum aestivum cultivar Chinese Spring chromosome 2B, IWGSC CS RefSeq v2.1, whole genome shotgun sequence genome, AGCCTAGAATGGTATCCTCTAGATTCACAAGGCAGAAGAGAGTTTACAGCTCAGGCATAATCCGCAGCCACGTTTCAATCTCAAGTCTACCACAAGGCAGAAGAGAGTTTACAGCTCGGGCATAATCCGCAGCCACATTACAGCCTCATGCCTACAGACTATCTTTCATATCGCATACATAAAGAACGAAAGGAATGTACAGTTCCCTGCAGAATTTACATGGCGAAACATCTCAGGCGTCCATGGCGCTTAGGGGTACAGATTTTGTTCTTGGGAGGTTTGGTGGCAACTGAGCTCCAGTATAATAGTTTCTGGCTGTGAACATACAGTCCGGGCTGCTCTCGGTGCGCAGGGCCCTTTGGGCTCCTGGGCTCGGACACACTTGGTTACTCATGCCTGAATGCTGATCGGTGCTTGCTGTGCCAGGGCTACTTGCTGTGCCGGGGCTTCGCTGGCAGGTCGGTACACGGAAATTGTGGTGCTTGCCAACATGGAAAGACTCCAGCTTGCTCAGTGTAGGCTTCGTCCTGCTTGCTCCATTGGTGGTGTTGTCGAAGTCCAGAGATGGATGAATAGCTCTCTTCAGGTGTGCCATTTTCCGCGCTTTGTACTTGGCCATCTTCACTTCATGCTTTATGTCGAACCCCTTCGACTGATGATCGGCGTCGCTCTCATAATTCTCGGTTGGGCACGACCGCTCCTGGAAAGAACTGAAGCAAAGCCGATCAGAAAGACCTCTTCTACCCATCTTTGGGAACCCATTCAGGCGTATGGGTTCCTTGTCTTTGACATGTTGCTCTTTTTGAGCGCTTCCATCATCAGAGCTGCCCCCTGAGTCATGCAAACCAGATTGCTCTTCATCGGCAGCTTGGAATGTGATCTCTTCAAACCTCCCATGCAGTTCTGCACATCGGCAACCACGAGAATTCGACGACATGTAGTCAAAAAGCGAACCACATGATGACACATTGGATCCACAGTTATGGCAGTATGCAGCGTCAGGAGCTTCCTCTATGCCTGGACCGGCCATCCAATCTGGCACCAATGCACTAAGCTCGCCATCGATCATCTCAGCGATACGAGTAACCTCATGGTCAGTTATGTCCAGCTCGCCTATCATCTCAGTTGCCACACTTAATGCAGTATCAGCCTCAACATCGAACGGAAAATAGATGTTGCGTACCCGGCCTGCAAATATGAGAAATTAGTTTTCACAAAATATCTGAATTAACATTTTCACACACTGAATTCAACCAAAGAGTTTAGGCATCATAAATTGCGTGTTACCATCATCATCTGTAATTCGTAGTCTGAGGAAGATTCCTCCATCCTCACTTTTTCTCCCTTTGATTGCGATGTCCACAGTGCCAAGAGGCTCATCTTCGTGGCCGTTGAACAGATCAATGCCATCAGCTTTAGTGTCGTCATCTTCAAACTCCGTCGGTGCACCTTCGTCAATGCTTTCTGAGAACCCATTGCTCATCACGGACCCATTACTGTAAGCATGCCTTAGGTAGGGCTGCCGAAGGTAATTGTTCAACAGGGTGTAATCCCCATCCCCAGAACATAGAGCCATGCCATCAATGCGCAGGAAAGGGTCATTGAGCAGCTCTCTTGCCGTGAGCCTCTCGGAAGCAGTGGTCAGACATTTCTCAACAAATTGCCTCACCATTGGATCTTTCACCTTGTACAAAGCTTCAGGCTTAGTACCCTACCAACCAAACCACTAGATGACATCAGTAAAACAATTTCCAACTAGCCACACACCAGAATCACAAGAGCTGCAAATGGCTAAAGAGAACCAAGAGGTACTTCTTACAGAGATCACTCTCTTGTAGATCTGCACCGGGTGCGAGCATTCGCTATACGGGTACTCAAAGGTGACCATCTCAAGCACGCACATCCCGAAGGAGTATATGTCCACCAGCTCGTTGTATTCTTCGGCGTACACCTCCGGCGCCATGAACTCAGGCGTACCTACCCAAACAATCCGACACGTCCACCTCATCAAATTTCCACAGAAccatcaccatttgggattgtaaAACCATTTTTCCATGCTAGGTAGCTAATCGGCTGAAGCTTACCTACGCAGTGAACAGCGTGGGACTTGCGGAGGATGGCGGCAAGGCCGAGGTCGCCGATCTTGACCTCGCCCTGGTTACCATTGACGAAGATGTTGTCGCACTTGAGGTCCCGGTGGATGATGGGTGGATTGTGGCTGTGTAGGTACAGCAGGCCGCTGAGGATCTGCCGGCACCAGTCCTTGACCGCCCATATGTTCACCTTCCTGTGCTTCTGCCTGTACCTAATCACCACCACACCAGCAAATCACAAGCAATCAATTAGGCATACAGAAGAGAAGATACGGTACTTCTTTTCTAGAATTGGGCAGAAAGAAAGGAGATTTTCTTTAGATTGAGCGTACAAGGATACAACTTTATTGAGCATTAAAGAGGGCTAGATGAGATTACTGGCGGAGGGTGCCGGAGGTGAACATCTCGGTGATGAAGTTGATGTGGCGGGCAGAGACGTCGACCCAGGAGGTGTAGAACTTCATGATGTTCTTGTGCTTGAGCGTCTTGAGGAGGTGGATCTCGCAGTAGAGGCGCTCCAGGTCATCGGGGCACTGCAGGAAGTCGTACAGCTTCACCTGATTCCACGCCACCTCCATCCCCTGGTACTCGTCGAACGCCCGGTACCTGAAACCAAACCAGCCGCCCGTCGTCAGCAGTCAGCTcggccggcgcgacggcgggctaaGAAAGAACCGACAGCAagcagcgagcgagcgagcgagcgagcgagcgagcagaGGACGGCGGATCTTACACGGTCTTGGACgcgcccttgccgaggacgtcGTTGTACTGCAAGAAGCATGGAGCAAACGGATCAGCGATCTGGCATGGCAGGGAAACGAATCGAGAAACGGCCGCAGGAGGAGGGGaggttgttgttggtggtgggggtGGTGGTGCCGTACCCTTCCGTACCGGCCGGTGGGGTCGAGCTCCGCGTACTCCCCGCAGTCGGCCGCGTTGGCGCTGGCGTTGGCCCTGGCGCCCATCATCCTAGCTCCGGCTCGCTCCGCTCCGTAACCAGTGCGGCAAGCTCCCGCTCCGCGCCGCCCGGGAGGCAGCTGCTGGCTCGCCGGCGCGCTGGCGCTGCTAGGAGGAGTGGATAGGGAGTGAGGAGGggcaggggaagggggagggggaggaggagaggaccGGCGCGGGAGCGAGCGGCCTATTTAGGGAAATGTGGGCACACATGGTGTGTGTGGgcagatagagagagagatgggAAGCAgccaaggaggagggaggaggggggtgGGGATGATGAGGCTACCCCAATGCTAAGCATGGGTTTAGTTTAGATCGGAGTAGATTAGATCAATGGAAAGCCAGAGATAAACTCGCTGTTTTTAACCGCACACGAGATGAGATTTACTAAGGCTACGTACGTACTAGGGGTGACAGGATCCTAGATACTGTCGTTGGCTAGTCGGGTGAGACTACAATTCCATCATGACACGGTCAAATTAGCCTCACCCCATGCCAATATACTAATCCACAATTATTCGGTGCAGATAAATCAGACCGGGATCATGGCGTGGCTCCTCTTCGTCTCTAAAAGGAACTGTAAACACATTAGAAAATGCGCAGGCCGGTCCCTGCTTTTTTATTCATTTCTGAAAAGGCAGCCCGATTTTCCAAGAAAGCATGTTTGGTTTGGACCCAAATGTTGTTCAATCCCATGGCCGAAAACGACGGCTCGCGGAAAAGTATAGATGTAGAAGATCAGGGGGGAGAAACTATGTCGAGAACGGGGGTgtcttttcttcttatttttatctTCTCTGTGACCGGAAAGGGGACGGCTGATTAAAAAGGACGAATGGACGATCTTGGCGCAAACCGAACAAGAAAATGGTAGTGGTAAATTTACTGGGGTTTTGTTTTCTTGTCCTTGACAAGGCAAATCTGACTCTTGACTTCGGAGAAGAAAAGGAAATGGTTGGAGAGCGGCCCCTTTGTTTGCCTGACCGATGATGATGAAGCCCTGCTAAATGCTATGCTCCCCCGGCAAACACGATGAGTGTCTGGTTCATCTTCATTTCCCAACACGATGGAGAATTGTAAGCAGTTAAAAAGATACCGGATAATTGGATAAAATTACTCGTACATGAGATTCACATCTCCATTTTTCAACACGGTGGAGATTTGTAAGCAGTTTAAAAGAAATCAGATAATTGGACACAATTGGTCATACATGAGATTCACCCTCGTCCACCGCTAACCGTCAAGGTAGGTGAGCTACTGACGGAGTGGTCGCTCCGAGAAAATGGTCTGAGCCGCCCTCGCCACCGCAGGCCCTCAGTAAGGAGGATCCGACCCCCCTGCGCCATCACATCAAGTAGAAGGCGACGTCGCCTGTCCACCACATTTAGGTGGAGTCGTGGTGCCCCCAATGCAACTACGTCATCCAAATCGAGTGTCATGTGAAGGAGGAGTCGGCGTCGCCGCCGCACAGCCACTACGCCCAGAGACGGGCCTGCGTTGTCGCCGCACCGCAACTAGCGCGAACCAGTACCTCGACGGCCTTGGCGGCTCCTCTTCGTCGCGGGTCATCGTGTCGGCCGTGGACAAGGCTTCACGGCAGGAGCGGCGCAACGTGTCGCGTCGCTCCGAGTTCAATAAGTCGGATGAGGTGCAGGCCTGGGTCCACAAAGACCCCAACCTGGCGGTGAACTGGGCCCTCGACCGGTCGGTCACCATCTTAGAGATGGCAACGCGGCGTCGCGGCCGCATGGATAGGGAGCTCGCTAAGAATAGCAACGGATGGTCGTTAAGCGACACCTCTGCTAATGCTGACATGGGCAAGATTGTCTATAGGGATCCACGGTCGGGGTCAACATTGGCACGGCATCCCTCTACATAGCGCAAGAGGAAGCGGAGCAGCTCCTCCGCGAGCGCGGATGATGGTCGGGCAAGACTGTCACGGCCCTGCACCCTTCTGCCGCTGGAAGGATTACTCTGACAACGGCACGGACGGTGATGGCAGTGCGGCCGGCCAGAGCGGCCACACGTACGAGGTCATCGTTCGCTACAAGTTAGCGTACTAGTTTTCTTAGTTAAATGGACGAAATATCATTCTTTTATGTAAATTATGTCTAAACTTTGCTAAATTCATCGTGTTTGTTGAAACTTTTCTAGATCGTTAAAATCTGCTTTCAAATGTATGCACACACACGGTTAGATGGCTTGACTGACTAGTCCGGGCCGGCCAGTGAATGGATACCGTGTCCGATTTTGGGTCAGCGTAGGAAatgcccttagagcatctacaagtGGATTTGGCAATTCCACCCCTCTATATGTCCGCAGGCACGTCCGATCGCTTTCGCAGGCAGTTACCAGTCATCCCTCATTTTTTTCTCCATTGCATCCAGTTAGTTCATATTTGATACCTCAAATTCATACAAAGCATGCAGAATAAAATCTATGTAATACGTAGATTACCTAAGCTAGCCTACATTGCTCGTCGTCGGAGATGACAACGATCTTCGTGCCGGCAATGTCGGATGGCCCTGCCtcctggtggatggccgccttccACACCCCTTTTTCCTCATCATCGAACAACTTGGCGAAGATCTCGTCGGGCTCTCTGTCTGCCTACTGAAGGAGGAGGCGGTTGGCGTCCACCCCCCTCCGGCTAGATGGATCGATGATGGCATGCTGCTCTGCCGCCTGCTCCTCTTGGGCCACCTCGAACTACGCCAGTGCCTCGGGCATGTCGAAGCCCGCAGTCGGAGGCGCCAGATCCGCCTCACTTccgtcctcctccgcctccgcgtccgccatggtcgcgccctgctcctcctcctccggctccggttAGTCTGGTTAGGCCGGGTGCGGTACGGGCTTCACGCCCAGCCCGGGGTTTCTCAAGGAGATCGAGCCGCCGCTCCGGTGTGAGCTTGGTGTGCGTAGTGATTTGGTGCCTCGACACATATTGGAATGTGGCGGTGACGGAGGGTAGAGGAGGGAAATGGGGACAATATAGGGTTTGGGTGCTGGGGTCCGGCTTAAATAACCAGACTAGGGCCCTCGGGTGCTGCTCCGAAGCAGCACCATTCGGCTGCATCGAGAATAGGAGACGACGTCCATCGGACTATGGGTTTTCGACTGTTTCCACGTGTGTCCTTGCAATCAGTCCGATGTGACGAACACGTCCGGGCCTCTTCATATCTGCCCCAAATTTTTGTTGGATACAAGGGTGCGGACAACCCCGCATATAGGACGATACGAGAAATCCATCTGATTGAGTTTTTACCGGTCAGTGACCGGCTGTCCGCCCATCCACATAGGGGTTGAGGCGTCCGACGGTAGATGCTCTAAAAGGTGTGTGAGAGGCTGCCCACTGGCCCCATCGACAACAGCCACACTCCTGCCATACCCACGCGGCCACAACCCCGTACGGAACCGGCGCCTTGTACGGTAGTCCCACCCCGGGCAGACACCAGGATCAGTGCGGCTCCTGCACGCCGCGCTGCCTCCTTCCCTCCTCGGCTACCGGCATCGATCCGGCCGGCCGGAGACGGCTATAAAAATTTCCACGCGGCTGCTGAAGTGAGATATACATATGCGTCCGTCGATGGCGAGACTTAGTTTTAAAAGTGAATGGCGATTCTCTAGAGGTGGTGCTGGTAGATTACTACACTATTTCAGCTGTTCGCACGGGTTCATTTTAGTGATTAAAACCATGCAATCATGCATCAGCAAGCCTAGAATGACTGCAATTTTTATGTGAGAAGCTGGAGCTCTATTTAATATCCTTTGACCCTTGGTTGGACTCAATAAAACCAGTCCCTGTTAATAAAATGTTCGAGAGGGACAATGTGGCATCATTTTCCGTCTTTTGGACCTGCAAATGGAAGAAAATTAGCGTTCATACATCCTCGGACAAAGACATGTGGTACCTCCGAATATCCTGGGTTGGCATAGGTGCACTTAGCCTAAGTCATATTCTTATTTCCATCGTAGAAAGAAAAGTCGTATTCTTATTTGAGGGATAGTGTGCTAAGAAATCTTGGTGTAGTCATTTCAAGATGAATTTATCTACTAGTGAGCATGCGGCAGTTGTAAATTCTGACAGCCTCTTTTGCCAAAAAGGGTTTCctcccgctttgtatacaaagcaaccaaccgagacAACGCGAACCAACCCGTGGTTGGAATGGTTAGGTGgatagtggtatccccagcccaccagggttcaaatcctggtgctcgcatttatcctggatttatttcagaatttccggcgatacactttcagtgggaggagacgtttccgtcgactacgaggcgcctacggtgactttgtaaagtctcaagatgatatgccggctcagtctctcggaggtgctcatagggatagggtgtgcgtatgtgcgttcatagggatgagtgcgatgcggagcatcccacgttcattcGACTCCAGCCGAGGCAAcctacagcgcccggacgaccgacgccacctgtccagagccaaaacgTCGGGCGTCCGACAAGCACCGGacgaccggacgtccggtacctgtcggacGACCGACGCCTGTGTGTGCGCAGCTTCGGGCCCCAGGCCCAtgtacctcctcctcctcctagagagggttagcataggtttagctcatttgagatagaggtTTGCTCATCCACACGGAtatactcctcgtgagagaccgcgacctcttcggagaagatccatcttggattcaagaccccattcATGGGAtgaccctcaagacctcctcacggaaatgaactaccgccacttgtatcgtcctttgttggattcagaTCTTGTATCACTTTgagtttcgaggatctagcatatgtgtgaccttattctcgttggttgagtgttttctcttgtgttttctcttgtgtttgcccttgttttcccctcgtttccccctcgtgttcttggtaggattccctccaaacatgaaagatcgggcgtctagggttctaccctacatcatcttggtatcatgagcctcgttaatcatgtttttggagcccctaccctctttttctagcttgattttgttgtgttcttccccaatttcaaaaattcccaccaaaaatagccccaatttttttgtgatttgttggtttgatgatgttttgttgattttgatccatggatttgcttggtttcaagtgaatctagcatctccccaagtttccccatctttcatccacgaaatctcatcaattttgaccctgaaatccccaaattccgcccaaaatcgcgtcccgaatttcgcatctcgcgttgacaccgacccaccggacgaccgacgttttttcggacgtccggaccccctCGGAACCATCGGACGACCGACCATCATCGGACGTCCGACATCCCTGATCAAGTACCAAAACGGCGGATTTCCGGCTATTTCCGGACGTCCGTCCCGCGCTCCAGCCACCGGACGTCTGACCTATAGATTCAGACTTTGGCTGATTTTTGTTttgcccataactaattcatccgaactttgattttggtgttctttagctcgttttgaagctatcgacatccctcatcccacaaaaataacaccaacaccatttgactccatcaaattttctgaaatttggcaagtttgcctaggccttccaccatatcatccgctataccaccaccgacttccgcaacctaacccattttgttcaccatagcattagtggttgatTGAGTAGtaattcgagtctcctaaggtgtttcggctacttagggatggttacttcttcatcaaccaccaccaccatttctGTATAACCTTGCCAACCATACACTtctgccaccccaacttaacccaattgttgtttgagcttgtttgagttgtggcttgtgtctcctaaggtgttttagCTACTTAGGGAAAGCAACTTCAACTCCTACACGTGTATAGCCCATatttccacttccgcattgccaagtgcaaaccaccaccgctttcccgctaccaccatttgacttttgtccttgagattttgagttgtggtttttccgtttcctaaggtgtttcggctaattaggaacgggtctacatcgacaacaccgcctctcatcatcgacacggacggtaacctcgacatcatcattgtacattccccttgccattgcattgttaaaccctagcccattttgcgtcacttgcctatcgagactagccattgagtattgccggcaacgttacttgtgcatattagtgatcatacttcccatagcatacataccatatcatcgtggtgcatatcttggtattatctcttgtgccacaagtttgttcccgcgtatatacaattgctaccttggtttgtgcatttcgcgaagtggccatacaaaaaaaagaaataaagcttttaagcaaaagaaagagagcaaagaagcttgtaagcaagtgccatagcatcataccacattgcatataagattgtcatatccgatcatcttggatcatcttgaggaAAACACCGGGaacaccatacatacatagcatacttgggatagaagtccatatattttgcatcttataggttgtgcacaagtgtcatatccgcctatagagcaatcgtgctagcgtctctcttgaattgtgcaacacgagcgttttccgtgaattccacattttgtgctcactccttggttgcacaaccccatttatttatccgtgtgtgtgttcccgtgtgccattctttgctattggtctacttgtttcgcttgcgaatttgtgaatctctttcaacattattgactcttgctaacattttgcatcaaaatttttgtgccactatcctcaccgagctccaccgtaagccttatttgtgtaggtgtcaGAATCAACGagattggtaccaattgtgctatttccttgttacatcattgagtgatcattgatccattttcaacatcggtcaaggtacatttggtatagttctctcctttcttccactcatattttcttgagtcttgtgatggataggcaaggcatttcatctccggtcttcaacAACAATGACGGCgcaaacaactacatcaccaaagcattaatcttcgatctacaacgacaaatgcaaggcgcacaatcaagattgtgaGAGCGCATCGACAATCTCTTCAACGACATTCGACactctgaagcaaggaaaagggactacatcgacaagaagcttttcgcacaaaaagaggagcaagatgcaaggatggaggagattcgggccttgatcaagtcttcttccccttcgtcatcttcaaggcggcgacgttcaagcCACAAGCCTTCGAAGCGcgaaaatgatgcaagcgcaattcgtccacgtccacatctacatggcgatcaccatcacgttcgtgatccacatcgtcatgaagggcaagtcacctccaagcatcatgtgcacgacgacaacgaactccatcgagctcaagcacgacaacggcaccatcatcatgaagatgcttgccaagcgcaaatgtacaagtcccaacaagccctacttcacgccaagtccaagcttcatgagcaaaagagaagaccgcgagatgaGCACCAACAAGACGAagctacggctaccaccaccacttcggcatcttcgccaagtgttctcaaggcatcttcgcctttggacgtacgacatcttcgcctacctcccacgagtacgcctacaacgatttcatcaagtccaaggcgaccacctacaagtgagggcgacacttccatcttcggaagcccctcaaggaagatggccaagCATGGGAATTTCACTTCGGTCATGGAGActagctacgaggtgccacatcatatgggcctcccacaccaagatggtgacaagaaggtcgagcaagcgCCATCCCCTCCGaccacggcgataggagttgagcatgtagacatttgcacctacatctctctgacacccacatatgtcAAGATACTCCATTTTTCATGTGAGGAGAACCACCACCCTACGAGTTAGATGCGtggctccaccatatatgacactgagagcatttcctatgagaggatgagtgtgaccaccactagccccacacatgagagcatgccacacatcctatgtgaggttgagagccatttgatgactccaccaaccatatgagtgagagcatccttgagggagtgagtgagccacaacacttagtgagtgaggtagttgagatggcatgtgaggccactttgatttctaacgacttaacctctactcctagtgtgttcttatttggtgctaggtctcctacattaTGACAaacctatcctcgacgagtccatccctccaaaggagacgatgatggccatggtggacgatgatgcacccccacatggttccatcaagatgaagatgacaatgattggatcttcaacacctcacctacaacacatgagccatgctccaaaggtaacataggtgatggtgcttctcttgtcccactagtggactatcttaccaatgattgcttgcatgatgttgacccacctattcccatgcttcatgctagtgcgacttcttcatgtcttgacttacctatttatgatgaatatgatgatgagcatgttgagttgcctagttgtgatgctatgctccatatgatatcatgtgaaaattctattggtcacttcatgtttgacaatcctttgaacttgtcatatgatatgagtgagatctcccatattgcatcatttcaatctcaacatagtaactatgcatgccccattaaaataaatcccatttgcacttatggcatagatgacgagatgatggtcattggcttttgtttttcatgtgatgatattgccatgcttcctttacatgatttgcgcaattcatctaatatgccatgccatgatcacaaagaaccaaatatgcattgttttgaatgttgtcaatatcctccatgtgatgtttctactaaTGTCCATGCGGAGACCCCCAttgtttcctcatacatattaggagattttgatgcattccatatttTG is a window encoding:
- the LOC123044470 gene encoding probable serine/threonine-protein kinase WNK1; its protein translation is MMGARANASANAADCGEYAELDPTGRYGRYNDVLGKGASKTVYRAFDEYQGMEVAWNQVKLYDFLQCPDDLERLYCEIHLLKTLKHKNIMKFYTSWVDVSARHINFITEMFTSGTLRQYRQKHRKVNIWAVKDWCRQILSGLLYLHSHNPPIIHRDLKCDNIFVNGNQGEVKIGDLGLAAILRKSHAVHCVGTPEFMAPEVYAEEYNELVDIYSFGMCVLEMVTFEYPYSECSHPVQIYKRVISGTKPEALYKVKDPMVRQFVEKCLTTASERLTARELLNDPFLRIDGMALCSGDGDYTLLNNYLRQPYLRHAYSNGSVMSNGFSESIDEGAPTEFEDDDTKADGIDLFNGHEDEPLGTVDIAIKGRKSEDGGIFLRLRITDDDGRVRNIYFPFDVEADTALSVATEMIGELDITDHEVTRIAEMIDGELSALVPDWMAGPGIEEAPDAAYCHNCGSNVSSCGSLFDYMSSNSRGCRCAELHGRFEEITFQAADEEQSGLHDSGGSSDDGSAQKEQHVKDKEPIRLNGFPKMGRRGLSDRLCFSSFQERSCPTENYESDADHQSKGFDIKHEVKMAKYKARKMAHLKRAIHPSLDFDNTTNGASRTKPTLSKLESFHVGKHHNFRVPTCQRSPGTASSPGTASTDQHSGMSNQVCPSPGAQRALRTESSPDCMFTARNYYTGAQLPPNLPRTKSVPLSAMDA